Within Myxocyprinus asiaticus isolate MX2 ecotype Aquarium Trade chromosome 18, UBuf_Myxa_2, whole genome shotgun sequence, the genomic segment cccacacctttaaagggatagttcacccaaaaatgaaaattctctcatcatttattcaccctcataccatcacagatgtgtatgactttctttttctgaacacaaacaaagctttaTTAAAAGAGTATCTCAAATCTGTAGgtttttacaatgcaagtgaatggtgaacagtgaaaaagcagttacattttggcctgttctgacccaaaaacaactggatcgcttcagaagacattgattaatccactggagtattatggagtacttttaagctcacattttcacttttttggagcttcaaagttcacgtcaccattcacttgcattgtatgaacctacagatctgagatattcttctaaaaatctttgtttgtgttcagcagaagaaagaaagtcatacacatctgggatggcatgagggtgagtccgCGAGCGGTGGATGCAAAGCAGGTTGAATTGGACTCGTGCTTGACACCGATGATTTAGAGTGCGGCTCGGCTCGAACATTAGGTGGGGATATTTTAACATGATAAGTGATGGTGGCTCAAGCTAACAGCCTCACAGCCTCTGAATACGCACAGAAAAACACTCTATTAATGCGCTGATATTCAAGAGAGTGATTGCCTCATTACTTTTGGGAATGTATACTTTAATAGACAACTAGGTAACGCAAATAGCAACAGAATGTGCGTTTGTATTTTAAATTTCCACAGTGTGCTTTCATAAACTCCTTTGAGTGTTGTTGTGCTGTTGCACTCGTTCATGTGAACACCTACATACACACACTTTACGGATGAGCATCTCAATTATAAGTGCAGTCTTGTTTCCAtcgatatacactggtggccaaaagtttggaataatgtacagattttgctctaatggaaagaaattggtacttttattcaccaaagtggcattcaactgatcacaatgtatagtcaggacaataataacgtgagaaattactattacagtttttttttaaaaattcagaacatcttaaactacttcaaagagttctcatcaaaaaaatcctccacgtgcagcaatgacagttttgcagatccttggcattctagctgtcagtttgtccagatactcaggtgacatttcaccccacacttcctgtagcacttgccatagatgtggctgtcttgtcgggcacttctcacacaccttactgtctagctgttcccacaaaagctcaatggggttaagatccataacacttttttccaataatctgttgttcaatgtctgtgtttctttgcccactctaaccttttctttttgattttctgtttcaaaagtggctttttatttgcaattcttcccataaggcctgcacccctgagtcttctctttactgttgtacatgaaactggtgttgagcaggtagaattcaatgaagctgtcagctgaggacatgtgaggcatctatttctcaaactagagactctgatgtacttatcctcttgtttagttttacatctggccttccacatctctttctgtccttgttagagcctgttgtcctttgtctttgaagactgtagtgtacacctttgtataaaatcttcagttttttggcaatttcaagcattgtatagccttcattcctcaaaacaatgattgactgatgagtttctagagaaagctgtttcttttttgccatttttgacctaatattgaccttaagacatgccagtctattggatactgtggcaactcaaaaacaaacacaaagacaatgttaagcttcatttaatgaaccaaatagcttacagctgtgtttgatataatggcaagtgatttgctagtaccaaattagcaatttagcatgattactcaaggatgtgttggagtgatggctgctggaaatggggcctgtctagatttgattaaaaattatttttttcaaatagtgatggtgctgttttttacatcagtaatgtcctgactatactttgtcatcagttgaatgccactttggtgaattaaagtaccaatttccttccgaaacagcaaaatctgtacattattccaaacttttggccaccagtgtatatatttaaacattagctGCAGTTTACATGTTTTCGCATAAAACGCTGCATTTTCTTCATGTCAGTGTCTCTGTTACTtgattttaaagtaacagtttctgttaagattttctgctttttttttctctttcggctgagaacagaaaataacattttcagtgtgcatgtgtcaagcgctaggaagtgtaatcgagcttgaaatcatgaatcatgcctacagactgcaatggcaagttgtacagtgaaaaaggtgttacattttggtctgttttgaccCAAAACCATCTGaaacgcttcagaagacattgatcaaaccactggagtcttatggattacttttatacacattttcaaagttcaggtcaccattcacttgcattgtatgaacctacagagctgaaatattcttctaaaaatctttgtttgtgttcagcagaagaaagaaagtcatccacatctgggatggcatgagggagagtaaatgatgagagaattttcatttttggattaactatattttaaaccaattaatttccatgacttttctagaCATTAATATAAGGAAAgggattaaaaatatatattttatagactgcactcacaaagagcaattacaAGCCTACGAATAATTTTGAATAATTACTTTTTACAGATTTGATTATTTTCCATAACTTTCCAGGCCAGGAAATCATAATCACACCCCCTTCGAATATGCATGGTATGATATTCTTTTTCTACAAGTTAATTATCGTAACTTTTCTTTGATTAGATTAACATTATTTCGAGAAAGGGCAGAGAAGAGGCAATCGTGAGGCAGATTGAGGAAAGTGCTGCAGGTGCCCATGATCTCCAGCAGGTGGTACAGTTTCCTCACTCTTATCACCTGCTCCTGCAGCTCCACCTCAGTGTCCAAGTAGTAACTCTGAAAATGACAGATAAAACACATAATCAGAGACAAGCACCAACCCCCCTTGTAAGTTCCTTtcctaaaataaaaaagtcaaagtATCAAGTCCAagtaattgtgagcatctaataGCTAAACGACCACCTTACAGGGTAATTCAGCAGATGAAGTGAACAATGAACCAAAAAAGtattacatttataaacattaaaataaaaatcccataatTCTTATTTCTGTCGGTAGTTTTAGCTAATGTACCAACAAGGTAGTTGATGAAGTCTTTCCTTATCATGTTCAGGCCCAAATCTAGCAGCATATTAGCAGGAATGAGGCCAGTGAGAAGCACTGCGTCTATCTGCTGATGGTACGACTGCAGGATCAGCTTACTGAGAGAGCTACTGCTGTCTTTGTGTATCTAAGGAAAGAACACCCTTAATACACATCATTTTGAAATATTCATAtacatgggtaacactttacaataaggttccattcattaacagttagttaatgcattaggtatcatgaactatcaaagaacagtatattttttacagcatttattaatcttttttaatgttagtttagttaatataaatacaattgttcattgttagttcatggtagttcatagtgcattaactaatcaGAATccgaatgagctttattgccaagtatgcttacacacacaaggaatttgtcacgttgacagaagcttccagtgcaaagagaatacaaccatatatacatacatacaaccacatacatttaaatatatatatacatatagtgacataaaaatataagatataacagataaaaaaagagaaatatacaatagagcaataatgttgttcgagtattttatatacagatatacagttatgtgcaggtatGTAATGTATCGAagaagaggttggatatgttaaagaatataaatgaaatatggatataagtaggaatggatggactgaatattgcacatggttgtattgacaaaaggaaagtatttgggggcactTTTATATGTTCATGAGGTTGATGGCCAGAGGTAAAAAACTACCTGTGTTAACTTacacaacatttaattaaaaatatatatatatatattagtatatgttgaaattaacattaaccaagattaacaaatgttgTACAAgtaattttcattgttagttgtaaactaatgttaacaaatggaaccttattttaaagtgttacctataCATGAAATACCTGATTGGGCctgataaaaatatattttaaaggatttcaacACGTAATCCAAATATTTGAGTTCCATGCAAGACTGACATTATTGTGCTATATATCAATTATTCTATTCAAATAAGATCATCGATGATTCATGCATTTCCAAAATATCTTATGAAACAGATGCACATACCCATAGTTTGATTCGACCATGTCTTACTGCTTTGACGTCAATTTTCAGGCAGTCTGCTAAAAATCTGTTTAGTGTAAAAATCTGTAACACAAACTAATAAATAACTAAAAGAATTAATATTTACTCCTCATCTTCTCCCACAGTTGTTCTGTGAAGTCCAGGTCTCCTCTCTCAATGACCATCGAGCTGAAAGCTGCTGCTGTATCTGCCCTACCATTAAATTTAGCATTATGTGATACAAATTCAAATGATTTAATGATTCATTGTTCTTGTGTTAATTTACCTCAGAAACTTTAGTCATGTGTCCTGGCACTCCATGTGCAATGTTCTCATGCTCTAAAATAAGGGGGGAAACTCCTTCATAAACATACACACTTTTTACAGCGAAACATAAACACAGAACAACTTATGAAAATTAATTCAGGTACTTTACCCTCTATAAGAGCTTGGGTTAGGTCCACAGCAGACTGAGTCTCCATTGGATCCAACCATTCAATTTCTCTTGTCCTTATGCCCTCTGCCAAAGCCTAGTCAAGTATTGTTAAACAAAATGTATTCTAATGCcaattacaatacaaaaatagcttaaagggatagtttgcccaaaaatgaaaattctctcatcatttattcaccctcatgccatcccagatgtgtatgactttctttcttctgcagaacacaaacgaagacttttagaaaaaatatttcagctctgtaggtcctcacaatgcaagtgaatggtgaccagaactttgaagctccaaaaaaaaaaaaaaaaaacacataaaggcagcataaaacgaatccatgtgactccagtggttaaatccatatctccagaagcaaTTCCAGTAATTCAAGttcattatatttaaaatataacaaaatcacTCACTTGAGAAATGTAACGAAAGCGTTGGCTTCCAAAATGATTTTGGATCCCA encodes:
- the LOC127456012 gene encoding protein zwilch homolog; the protein is MLLDLGLNMIRKDFINYLSYYLDTEVELQEQVIRVRKLYHLLEIMGTCSTFLNLPHDCLFSALSRNNVNLIKEKLR